The sequence below is a genomic window from Melospiza georgiana isolate bMelGeo1 chromosome 6, bMelGeo1.pri, whole genome shotgun sequence.
TTCCATTCTGGGAATCAGCCAAGGCTTTCTCCTTTCCAGCCCCCTACAACATATCCCAccctcctttattttttcctcaaggATAATCCAGTGCTCCATCCCTTTTCTCCCAACATTCCCCATCAAGGTTCTTCCTCATCTTGCTCCCCCAGTGCAACCTAGCACAATGCCCTCAGATTCTTTTATCATtctgagctgggatggggctgatTCCAAGGGAGGAAtgccagctgcagcctcagggaGCCTTTGATCTCCTCCAGGACAAGGTGACCGTTCAGGAGCCAAGGATCCAGCACGTGGTGACGTGACCGAAGCCAAGTTGCCCAATCCCACTCCTGTGACCTTCATCCAGAGCTTGGCTTTCCCCCAGCTCGTCCCAGTTTTCCCCCAGTTCAGGGACTTTGCATGTGGGAATGGAGTGACAGAAGAAGGGGAATGGAGTGACAGAAGAAGGGGAATGGCCCCAAACTGGAAAACAGGATATTGGGAAGAACCTCGTACCTGTGAGGCCTtggaatggatttcccagagaaactgtggctgccccatccctggaagtgtccaaagccaggttggGGAAACCAACCTGAAATGTGTCCCTGTAGATTTTGGAGTTACCaagttttcctccttttttggCCAGAATAGTagagaaaacacaaatattaaGCTTTCCCAGAGATATTTATCCATTAAATTCTCAGAATTGACTTCCTTAGGGATCAGGATTCCTGTTTTCtcaatgggggaaaaaaaaaaaaccacatttgcCCAATTATGGGAAGTTCCAGGACAAGCTTATTGTGCTGCTGGTAAATCCCATCCAAGCAGAACAATGGATCCAACAGGGATGGATTTTAGGATGGATGATACCCAcagaaggaagaagctgtggaACTCaggactggggaaaaaaaatgggaattgcTATTTAGCACTAATTAAATCCAGACTAAAATCCGGGAGGATGGAAAAATAACCCCTTTTAGGGTGTGAGATGGCTTCCTTCCTGGGAGAGAAATCCTGGATTTTCCTGACCTTGGTGGGGAAATGGAGGGCAGGAGATGCTGGATCCTGGAATAATCCATCCCGGTGCTTGGGAGCTCTGTGGATGGGAGCAGGTGgcctccctgccacagctctccTTGGCACCAGAGGGCACCACAGCATGCCGAGATCCCAAAAACCCCCCGCTGGAAAGATGGATCTGGAAGCTTTCCCTCCCTGTTGATGCAGCCGGGCTGGGTGAGGATTCCCAGGCAATAAACCCCTCCCAGAATTTAGGCTTTTACCgggaaaattcagatttttaaatgttatttttgatGTGGAAACACCCCTTGGGATGAATTTAACTTTCATGGGAATGACCCTGCGGATCAAACAGGGATTTTCAGGCTTTTGGGACATCGAAACTCGTTCGGACAAAACTTCCTTAATTTTATCTCTGCAACCTCCCAAAAAATTCCCCTTATGGAGACAGAGCTTTTCTTGGAAATGGATTCATGAAGTCAACTTTTCCAGGCCCTGTTCCCAGTTTTTCTTGTCCCTTCCCTCAAGGCTTTTATCACACGGGTGCTTTATCGGAGCTGTCAGATGAAAGGAGGGAAACTTGACGCTCCTGAGGTGTCAAATTTCCAGGATtggattaaaaatatttgattaaCTTATCAAGGAAGCCCAGGGATGTTGGCTGATCCTTGTGGGAATGGAATTTGGCAGAACAGGACCTCAGGGTTCTTTTCTGACTTCAGGTCACGTTTTCCTACCTGCTGTGGGTGATTTTGGCTGGGATTAAGATATcatccaagggaaaaaaacatgtGGAACCATCTTTTGTGGAAATTAAGGATATTAATAAGCAGCTACTGGAAATATCCTTCCAAACCCACCTGTTTATCCCAGACTTATTTCTGGATAACACTTTCAAATgggtatttttccatttcttccgtgcaaatccaaacacaattttcccctctcctcaaACCTtgttttaatataaaatgttaattaaacattttccagcttttccaggtCTGTGGAAACCGTTCCAAAAGAAGcctggaaaatgtttttttccttttggcaaGCCaaatcccttttctttcccatggCACTGGGGGTTTGACCCCGTTATCAGCCACGCTGGGAACAAATTGCCCTTGATTTCTCCAGAATTATTTGGGATCATATGACTCCCATTTGTTCCACAACAACTCTCAGGTGATGGGGTCAGAGGTGCCTTTTCCATATCCCAGCACTTCTGGAACAGCTGGGTGACCTTGCCCACACTTCCAAAGTCTCCAGAAGGAGCAGAAATCATGGAGCTCTtcccctgccccatccctaCTTGGGTTTTGGCAATGTGGAGTTCCAGGTGGAAAAGTGGAGCATTTTCCAAGCATGTTTTGAAAAATTTGGGTGATGGGACTGGAGCTTTCTCAGGAATACTCCTGTGTCATGAAAGGAGGAGCTAACCAGGTATTCCAGAGGAATTTGCTTTGATCCGCCTGGAAGAACCCgacattttctgaatttttgggGATATTGCCGAGGTCTGTATGTGCTTCTTAAACCACTTCCAACCTGGCCTCGGACACTTCCAGGTATGAAGcaactgcagcttctctgggcatctCGCTTTGcaaccctcacagggaaggaaatATTCCCGATCTCCAACCTAAACCCGCCCTGTGGCCATGCCAagcctttccccctttccctgtcGCTCCACGCCCTCCTCCAAaacccctctccagctctccctgaaCGCCTTACAGCCCGGAAACACGAAGGATATAATTCCTAGAGCAGCTACAGCTCGGAGAGAGCCCCGCGGGTAGCCAAAGAGCGATTATTGATTAAAAAATGCCATTAAATTGATGCGTGCTCCTGCCCCCCCCAACATGGCGGCACTGGGAGGAACCATCCCCCTCACGCCCGAGGGGGGGGAGCACCCCTCCCGCCCCTCCGCGTGGCTCCGCCCACTTCCGGTTTGCTCCGGAAGCCGGAAGCGGCGGCGACCGGAGGGTCGTGGCGGCGCTTTGGTGAGTCCGGGAGAGGGCCGGGAATGGGAATAACGGGAATAACGGCGGGATAACGGGGATAATGCCGCTGCTCCCGCCACGGAGTTCGCTGCAGCCCCGCAAGTGGGCAGCCTTTGGCGTCCAGTTCCTTGAGCGCCTgtggatgcttcccagaccccaCCCCAGGCTTTCCCACTGCCACCGttccctcttctccttcttAAACTCCATGAAAGTTCGCTGATACCCCCCTAAAAACCCAAATCAGGTGATTTCTGCCCCACACCTGCAGTGCGGGATTTAATTCCAAGTTTTTCCCTCGGACAGGTTCGTCTGGATCGTGGGTTGGGCAACCCTGAGCCTCAGCGTGGCTGTTGCGGCATTCCCGGTGAAATATCCTTGGGATGAGAGGTAGAGGAGCTTGGAGTGAATAGGACAGCGCAGGTGTGTTGTGTTTCCTTGGTTTTTAGGACATTTCCCACATTATTCCATCCCACCTCTTGGAATTTACACCACACGCGGGATACTTGCTAAAGATATCAGACAGCTGGGAATACTCGGGGTGAATCATGGATGTGGTGCAAGAAGTCCATAATTTCCCTGATCTTTTTGTTAATTACACTGAATTCCGTGGCAGGaaggtggaatgagatgatcctgaggtcctgcccagccctgtgggcatGGTGGGATATGGTCAGATCCCAGTTTCCttggtgggatgggatggagcctGGAATGAGGTGGATTCTGGAGTGGGATGAAGACATCCAGCTGGAATTTGcaagctggggctgtgggtggagtTTTCCTTGAAAAAACACCGTGAGACACAGAGAATTCCACCCAGATAGGCttgggagagggggaaaagtcTTTTCCCAAGCAGGAGTTAGTGGGAATGGTTAATGGaacccagtgcagctgctccaggggctttAACCACCCTGGATTTCAGCTGGAAACCTGTTCCCAGTTGGATCTGGGAATTGATTTGCCTCTTTTCCCACATCCCAGCAATCTGGGAGGATGGACACGCTGAGGAACCGGACAGTGGAGGAGCTgcgggagctgcaggaggattCCCAGGAGATCGAGCGCTTGGCTTTGGAATCCCAGGAGGTTTGTGCCAGCAGGTGGCCCCGGGGTGTCCTTGTCCCCTTCCTGTGCTCaccatcccaaattccccaggtgcaggagctgcagctggaaaggGAGATGGCCCTGGCTGCCAACCGGAGCTTGGCCGAGCAGAACCTGAAGTTCCAGGCGCCGCTGGAGACGGGGCGCAGCGACCTCTCCAAGAAataccaggagctgcaggagctggctgggaggTGCAGGGAGCAGAAGGAGAAGCTGGGTGAGCACTGGCATCTTGGCCCAGGAAGGATTCTGCTTCCTGGAAAACTGATATCCCTCTTTTTTCCAGCAGCCGGAGAGATGGAGGATGTTATTCCTCTCGGGTTTCCCTCCTTCCATCAGCAGTTCCTAAGCCCTTTCCTGTGGGctctttgctggtttttccATGGTTTCTGTTCTGTGATAGTgatttttccttggtttttctttccctgcttgtttttcccCAGAGAAATTCTCGGCAGCCCTGCAGCCGCAGACTTTGCTGGATCTCCTCCAGGTGGAAAGCCAGAAGATTGAAGAGGAATCTGAGGTGAGCTTAGGCCTTAAATCCATTGGAAATTCCAGTGATTCATCCTCAGAAGACTTACAATTTAACCCAGTCCCTAAAATCATGGATTATCTTTGGAGTCTGCTGGGTTTTCTCCAGAGAACTTGGATCCATCCTTGTTTGTGTGTGGGAGAGACCTGAATCGGGATTTTAgggaagaggagcagagggatgcagggctggagtgcagggatgcaggaatgaGCCCAAGGCTGTTCCTCTCTTGCAGAAAATGGCTGAGAAGTTCCTGGAGGGGGAGGTGCCCCTGGAGACATTCCTGGAGCAGTTTTCTGGGATGAGGAAGTTGTCCCACCTGCGCCGGGTCCGAgtggagaagctgcaggagaTCGTGAGGAAGTCGGAGGGATCCCAGGAGCGCCCCAGGGACTCTCAgcctcctcgtcctcctcctcctcacgtTCCCACGGATCCACCAAAGCCCTTCCCATCGGGATCTCCGGCTTTCCCTCTTCCCTACAGCCCggctccagcccttcctcccGGCCCCTCTGCCCACGGAGCGCTTCCTCCCGCCCCTTTCCCGGGATCCCCGGGCACCGTGGGACACGTGGcttcctcccagcccagctcccagccctccttTCCCTACCCTCTCACTCCAGCTCCCGGATATCCGGCGGCTTCCGCTGCTGACTCTGCGCCAGGCTATCCCAGATCCACCTCGGGAGGCTTTTCCTGGTCTCCATCCCggggcccagcacagcccttgcCCTatcctgctccccagccctctcctccccctgccGGACCGAGATACTCTCCCTACATCCCACCTGGACCAGGGAGACCGCAGTGTCCGTACCCCACTCAGCCCCCTCTCCCGAATTTCCCGATCCCAACGCAGGCTCCCTATCCCGGGCCTCCCCCACCCTTTGGATACCCCCCACCTCCGAACCCTCAGCGTCCTACCTGGCCTGGATACTAATCCAGGACTTCTGGGGAGCATCCTGTGCTGATTCCTCCTTTTTTTGGGgactgaggaagaggagggattGCAGTGTTGCTCCTGGATCCGTCGGTGCAAAGGAATTACACGGGATAAGTCACGGCTCCGGAGGTCGGAGCGAGAGGCAGAGCCAGACCAGCAGAAATCCGGAGAGGAGAAACCTCCAGGGGAACCTTGGagcaccttccagtgcctaGAGGGGCTCCAAAAGAACTGGACAAGGACTTGGAGTGATGGGATAACGGGGAATGGCTTCACGCTGTCAAAGGGTGGGTttaggtgggattttgggaagaattcttccctgtgatgGTGATGAGAccctggaatggatttcctAGGGAAGTCatggcagctccatccctggaaatatccAAGGCCATGttggacaggacttggagcaaGTGGAAAGGGATTGGAAGTGGCTGATCCCTAAGATCCCTTTTCACCCAAAGCATTCCAGGGCTGTCAGTGGGAGTTGGTGATTCCCACCCGGGCCTGGGCGGCCTCCAGTGTTCCCGACCTCCCGTGTGGTTTTTCAGGCTCCTCACATCTCCCTTCTCAGGAAACACTTGGAAACGGAGGGAAAGACAAACGATGGAAACGGGATTTGCTTTGCTCAGCACTTTATCCTTCAAATCCTGCCTGTATCCCTTTAAGTTATTTATAAGGAACGGTTACTAATGGACTAGGATGAGGGATTGATGGAAGCAATTCCATCCCTGGGattaattagagtaataaaactGGATGAATTAATTGCACTGTGGAGTCGTGGCCCTGGTTACTTTGGGAAGCAACGGAACATCCGGATAAGGATTGATCCCTTTATCCCTTCCTGGCATCCAACTTCCTAGGGATCTCATCACTGAAATCTTTCACCCCCTCCCAGAAACATCTTCAagcctgcttcaattcctgcttttcttgCATTTATCCCTGGGATAAAAACCAGGGAAAAAGGAGTTTCCCTGTCTCACTTTTCCCTTCTGACTGGGGGTTTGGAGTCACACTGGAATAATGGAAGGAAGAGGACAAGGTGTAATTAGTACAAAACCCCAATTTTATTACAGGTATTTGTTGTTAAATATCTCAGTCTCATTCTCAGTATGCCCACCCTTGCATCCCTATCCTTTATCCATCATCCCAGCTCATTGTCCTGGTTTGGAGAAGCTGGTGATCCCACTATTCCAAAGGGATAGTGGGAACCTCTTAAATTCCtataaataactttaaaaaaacccaaacaaaaacctccttttctcccatGAGGAGGCTGGGAAGTGCTCCTGGGAGGATGCTGGAATGCTGGGATGCCTCCAAAGCTGAGGTGGGAGGTGGGATCAGCTCCTTTGGGAAGCAGGGAATCACACCCTGCGGGCGGAGTGCAGGTCATAGTCATTGTCCGAGGAGTTGTCCGGAGGGTTGGAACGCCGGCACGCTGCTTCCAGAGCTGTGGAGAGCACGGGTACCCCTCACTGGATGCACATCCATGGAAAAGGAACGGGGAGGAGCCACTTCCAGCACTGACCTGGGtaagcagagagctgggagctcTTTTTGGGGGGCTGAGCGTAGTCgttgtcccctccctgtccccgaGGCCTCGGAGCGGAGCTGGAGCGGTGGAAGGACACTGGAGAAGACAGCAGgattgggattttggggttggaACACCAGCTTGGAGGGAGCAAACCCACCCGGGAAGGGGCTGAGTAAAACTGGTCCCTGCTCCAAGCCCGCATCCCCATGGTGAGTTATATTCCAAAAGGAAGTGAGATCCAGGGCCCTTGTGCCAGGATCCAGGGGGGAACAGCTCACCCAGACCCCAGATCCATCCCCAGGAACTCCAaaccccattcccagctccccagccagcagctcctcacccgTCTGGTTGAGTCCCGTGGGGCCGATCCACTGGCGCTGCTTCCTCTTGGAAACTGAGAGAGAGGGGGAATTGTGTCTCCAAGGATCTTCCCGACCCTTCCTCCAGCTGCCtcccccctgccagccccataTGTCACCCCCAATAATCCCCCCCTTCCCAATAATCCCCCCCCCCCAGGATCCTCCACCTGCTCTTTTGTGTCCGCTTGGAGCTTAATCCCTCTTCCCGCTCCCACACTCCATGTGGGACAGGCTTGGGGACAATGGGGCAGGTCTGGGGATAATGGGACAGGGGGATCCGTCAGGCTGAGCAGCCAAATTCTGCCCCAAGGAGTTTAGGGAAGCAtccatggagctgccagccctgagccagcACGTGGGGATGGTGGAGcgggagaaggaagaaaagaaggatgAGGATCCCGAGGTTGTCCCCTACTTCTCTTCATCAGCTTCCGATAGGCAGGAGGGCCACAGATCAGGGAAAGgatgaggaaaagcagcagggccaggcagatGCTCACGACGGTTCCAGCAGATGTTCCCGTGGGAAGCGGCTTTGAGTCCTGGCCTGGAAAGAGCACGGGTGTCACTGGATGTGTCCAGCTGGAGGTTGGTGCTGAGATGTGAACATCCATTACCCCTCCAGGAACCCAAATCCCACGTGGATTTGGtcccccccatccctgcccattccATAGGAGTGGGAATTCCGGCTCCCAGCATGGATCACGTGGCTTACACACAACTCTGGTCCGGGAGCAGCTCCGGCTATTCCCAGGCTTGGGCTGGCAGAGGTGCAGGGGTTCAAGCCCACAGGTAACTCCTGTCGAGGGAGGCTCCCGGATTTCCGTGCTGGAGGTGAGattcccacagcccagctcccggCAGATCTGCCGGCCGTGCCTGTCTCGCTGCGCTGCTCTGGACTCACACAGATCCCACCACTGTCCCTCATGGAACACCTGGATGTCCCCTTCGCACGGCGTGGGGCCGGCTGCCAGCCTCCGCAGGGCCCGCGGCTGGGAATCTGGGAGAGAGAGCACATCCACAGGGAGAGGGGTTGGGTCCACAGGGAGGGGCCAGACCTGTGGGGAGGGGGTGAAATCCAcgaggagagggaggagatcCATGGGTACAGGGAGATCAGGCCCATGGGAAAACAGGGGTCAGATCCATGGAGTGGGGTCAGAGCTACCAGGAGAAGGGAGTCAGATCCATGGAGATGGGTCAGACGTGTGGGAAGAAGAGCCAGAACCACAGGGAGAGAGGAGTCGGACCCACAGGCAGACAGGGATGATATCCACAGGGATACTGCTGTCACAttctgctccttctcccagcagcagcccctggcacagggatgctccCGGCATCACCCCTCATGCCACAGGGACTGAACCAATCCAGGCATGGAAGGGCTTTGAACTCTTCCCATGGGAAATGCAGCATGgaagccagctctgccagctgccacagcccgttaaacccccaaatcccacgGGATTCCAAGCTGGGCAGATGGCAGGACTCACAaggagcctgctctgagcttcATGGCTTGGCTCCCTGTGCCATGGAGCTGGCACGGAGCTGATTTCCAGGGAAACACTCATGGAAAACGACAGGGagaggcctgtggctgggagatgCTCATGGCAAGGGAAAGATGCTCTGGCAGGGACATGCCTGTAGCAGGGAAGAGGCTCATGGAAAAGAAGGGGTATGCCTGTGGCAGGGAAGATATCCGGGGACATGCCCGAGGCAGGGAGATGATGGGAGCATGGAGATGCCCAAGGCATGGAAGGTGCTCAGGAAAATGCCCGAGGCATGGAAGTTGCTCGGCCTGGTGCCTGCCAGTGTTCCCCACCCCAGCTGGAATTTGGGATGCTGCCatggctgctctccctcctcgGCACTGCCAGGAACCGAGATTTCCTGTTTTGCCTTCGCACCCCggagaggaagagcaggagTGGGTGGATGGGGCCCATGGGGCcggctgggatggggctggctcTCGGTTCCgggccccaaaatccccccggGGTATCCCACCGGGGcggaggagcagggaatggcGGGCGCCCCAGGCCCGTTCTCACCTGAGCAGGTGATGAAGGCGGGCGCTTTCCcccgggagctgctcctgtTGAAGCAGTCCAGCAGGGAGCGGCTCCCGCAGGATTCCACCGCCTCCCACCGCACCGGCAGGTGGATCCCTGGGTCCGGCTCGCcgtggctgctcccagcagtgccgCAGCGCAATTCCTGGCAGATGAGGGTGACCAGATGTGTCCGGGAGCGCGGGATGCTCGCCACGgccccccacagcccccgcTTGTGCAGCTCCAGGAAGCCGGAGCAGCTGAAATTCCCGTCCACCAGCCGCAGCCTGGGGGGTCCTGGAGAGGGATTGGGGATGGAAGAGGAAGTGTTATGGATTGGGATGGCAATTTTCCCACTATTTAGCGGGAAGTTCCCAAAATTGAGGCTGTGGGTTCCTTGGGATGAGGCGCTCACCCGTGGGCTCCGGAGTGGTGGTCGGGGGTGTGGGTGGGGGCTTGGGAGTGGTTTTCACCGGCTCTGGAATGAGAAGAGAGGGGCCACGTGAACATGGATGATCCCTAGGGATTGAGGTGGTCGGGCTGGGGGtccaggctcacctccacagGCAACAATGACATGATTTGTGCAGTTTTCCAGCTCCCATTGGCATTCAGGCGGGGAACTGCACCTCCTGGCCAGACTCTGTAGCCCTTTCCCACCAGGAATGTTGAACTCCAAGGGCTCAGAGGTCCTGGGGCCGCACTCCAGCCTCTGGCAGATCCAATCCAGGTCGGCCACGCTCACGCTCTCCCAGCAAATCGGTCTCCACTGGTTTTCCCATTTCACCTCCAGTATCCCAGTGCAGCGGCAGCCTCCTCTGGTGAGTCTCAGGTCGGATTCTGTGGGAAAACACCAGGAAAACACCATCATTGGaagctttccttcctttcccagcAGGTTTTCACCCTGGGAATGATGGAAAAGACCCTGGTGGGGGCCTTGGGAAGCAGCGCAAGGAATGGGAGCGTGGAGGGGTCGAGGGAATGTGGGGGCCTGAGCTGGGACCCCGAGACGCCGCTTCCGGATGATGCAACTCCAGCACTCGCCATGCTCACGGAGCTCTGGAGGCATTCCCAAAGGACTGCTCCCAAATTCTcacctccagggatccaggTGGCTCCTCCATGGTCAGGAATGGCTGCAAGAAAGAGCGGAAATGGGGCGTCAATCCCGCATCCCACCCTGCGGACCCGAGCCTGGGACAGCGGCTCCGCTGCTCACCCCATTCACGGTTATTTTGAGGAAAAGGCGGATTTTGTGGGAAAACTGGGATTTTTGAGGAAGAAAGGTGATTTGCTGCCTCCCCACTTGTCTGCTGGGGGATTTTTATGGCTGAGAAAAGACGAGGGCCCTGCAAGTTACCGCTAATCAGCCCCGCTCCTGGGTGGAATGTTCGGGAATGGTGCCATGAAGACGAAGGGAAGGGCGGGAGCTGTCAGGGAATGAGGATGTGGGGATacctggctgctctcagcaccACGGGCTCAATCTTGGGACCCTGGGGACCCCCAGGGTGATGTGGGCGGGGGTTTGGGGGTCACCAGGGCGCTTCCCACCCCAAGCCCCAAACTGTGCCTGGCTCAAGGTGCGGATCCCGCCCGGAGCGGGAGAACCGGGAGGGCTCTGCCACGGGATCTGCGCGGTGCACCGAGGTCAGGGTGCCCGGTACTCACCCCACATTCCCAGCAGGAGGCACAGGACGGGCAGCCGGGCTGCCATGGGCTCCACTGGTGCCATGGGGGCACGGGAGGCTCCGGAGGCTGCGCCGCCTCCGCTGCCCGGCCCGGAGCAGGCGAGGGAGGGGGCCCGGACAGGAACCGGctgtttttcctccctctgtggTTTTTTGACGTCACCCCTGGGCCCGTTTGAAGACTCTGTTGCCTCCCTGGGTCCCGCCAAGCACGAGAAGAAAGGGGTGAGAAAAGTGTGGGGCTCAGCCCCCACCAGATCCCCGGggtctctgcagctctgggaagggagGTAGTGAATATATCCAGTGCCGAGGGAGATCTGGGGGTCCCCGAGCCCCCCAGGGTTACAGAGGAGTTGATGCCCATCCTGGCATCCCCCAAAACCCTGTGATTACCCCCAGGAATGGGATGGGGGAAGGTTTTATGCAGGCACATCCCAGGCTCTGGCATTCCAGGGACACCCTACACCCCTGCAAGGGCACGTGGGGCACCAGCGGTGCTGGACCCGGCCAGGGCAGAGGCGTTAATTGATTGTGCCCTAATTAAATGCTCTGAATCCAGGTCAGGCATGCTAATGAGGCAGCTGTTTTCCATTGACTCCGTGGATTCCTGCTGGAAGGGGAGATGGATGGAACTTCCAATcccatcctgctccagcacccgTGGATGCTCcagtccccagccctggagcgGGATCTCGGCATCTGGGTGCTGCCTGTAGCACCCAGATGCTGAGATCCCATCCCTGTTATCCCAGGGATTCTGCTGATCCTGATGGGAACAGGCCCTGTTGGAATATCCCACGTGGGGGTCCTAGACCTGCCCACCACCCACTTTGGCTTTGAAAATTCCCTGCAAAAGGGGTGCAATTCCCATGCCTGCTCCCAGGATTCAGTGGAGGGTCTGCAAGCTGCAATCCCCCAAAATCAACCTGAAATTTGGGATTCCCCTCAAACATCCCAGGACTCTGTGCCTCTGGAAAAGATCCTGTTATCCAGGGGTGTGTGACCCTCATGGATATGGGGTGCTTGGGGCCCAGCCCTCCCCTCAGAGCCGTGACTGCCTCTGGAGGCCATGAGATCCCAGGGGGAGGATTTGGCTTCGGATGGAGCCTCCGCCTTGCCTCGGGCGCTGCGAGTCAGCTCAGCATCCTGAGCGTGCCGTGGCAGCTCGGGATGATTGGAATCCCTTCCcggggggggtttggggggcgCTGGGAGGTGCTGACAACGCTGCCAGCCGTGAGGAGCCTTTCaaaaagcaggagctgcctttggAGCGAGCGGGAAGGGGCTTGTCGGCTGCCGGCACGCTGCTGGGATCATAATGATGAGGAAAAGGGGGATTTTCGGGGCGGGAGCAGCTCGGAGGAATGGTTGGCGCTGATGAGGCTGTGAGGGGGTGGAGGTGACACCTTGGCTGGGTTTTCAGCTCCAAGGGCACTGGTGCCCTCAGGATGTGGGTATCCCCAGGGAATTGGTGCCCCCCAGGGCTTTGGAACCTTCCAGGGCTTTGTTATCCCCAGGGGATTGCTGCCCTCCCTGGAATCAGCACCCTCAGCacgctgctgctcctctgcacatCGGGATCCCACCCAGTGCATCCACACCCTGAATTTTGGGACCCCTCCAGGGCATCAGGACCCCCGCAATTCATCGATCCCTCCAGGCTTTTCCATGCCCCAATCCCAGCGATCCCGGCACCATcacctccctcccagccccccGGCACCcgaagcagggctggggcaccccCCGTGCCCGCTGCGCTCGCAGCCCGCGCCTCGCCGTGCCCTTTGTCGGGGTTTTGCTGCTATTTTGGGATTTCCTCCGTTGTTGCGGCTCCTTTGTGCGGGGCCTCTCGCTCACAAACAGCTGGAGGATGTGGGGGGGCCCACATTTTCCACTTGGGGTGCAGCTGAACCCCGACCTGCTCCTCGGGGAGGCAGAAATCcgatggcagggctggggcggGAGCagccggcttgggatgggatgggatgggatgggatgggatgggatgggatgggatgggatggacggcagggaaggggcagagggGTCCCAGTCCCGGGGTGATGGGTGGGTGTGTGCCCCCTCTCAGCTGGgagcaccccaaatcccaaagctAGGATGATGCTTGGCTCCAGGAAGCTGCTTGTCTCCAGTTTCTTGCTGGGATATGGATGGATTGGGAGGTACTGAAGGGCACCATCCCATGGGTTTGGGGTGGCACCTCAGTGGCTTCCTTTCCAGCATCTCTGGAGCCTTTCTGGACAGGATTTATGGGCAG
It includes:
- the CD5 gene encoding T-cell surface glycoprotein CD5 codes for the protein MAARLPVLCLLLGMWAIPDHGGATWIPGESDLRLTRGGCRCTGILEVKWENQWRPICWESVSVADLDWICQRLECGPRTSEPLEFNIPGGKGLQSLARRCSSPPECQWELENCTNHVIVACGEPVKTTPKPPPTPPTTTPEPTGPPRLRLVDGNFSCSGFLELHKRGLWGAVASIPRSRTHLVTLICQELRCGTAGSSHGEPDPGIHLPVRWEAVESCGSRSLLDCFNRSSSRGKAPAFITCSDSQPRALRRLAAGPTPCEGDIQVFHEGQWWDLCESRAAQRDRHGRQICRELGCGNLTSSTEIREPPSTGVTCGLEPLHLCQPKPGNSRSCSRTRVVCQDSKPLPTGTSAGTVVSICLALLLFLILSLICGPPAYRKLMKRISKRKQRQWIGPTGLNQTVSFHRSSSAPRPRGQGGDNDYAQPPKKSSQLSAYPALEAACRRSNPPDNSSDNDYDLHSARRV
- the VPS37C gene encoding vacuolar protein sorting-associated protein 37C, yielding MDTLRNRTVEELRELQEDSQEIERLALESQEVQELQLEREMALAANRSLAEQNLKFQAPLETGRSDLSKKYQELQELAGRCREQKEKLEKFSAALQPQTLLDLLQVESQKIEEESEKMAEKFLEGEVPLETFLEQFSGMRKLSHLRRVRVEKLQEIVRKSEGSQERPRDSQPPRPPPPHVPTDPPKPFPSGSPAFPLPYSPAPALPPGPSAHGALPPAPFPGSPGTVGHVASSQPSSQPSFPYPLTPAPGYPAASAADSAPGYPRSTSGGFSWSPSRGPAQPLPYPAPQPSPPPAGPRYSPYIPPGPGRPQCPYPTQPPLPNFPIPTQAPYPGPPPPFGYPPPPNPQRPTWPGY